The proteins below are encoded in one region of Oncorhynchus nerka isolate Pitt River linkage group LG15, Oner_Uvic_2.0, whole genome shotgun sequence:
- the LOC115142735 gene encoding protein ABHD14A-like translates to MVQHRVDLLGRFMETLGVRTMVLLSPSMSGHCSIPFLTKHSAQLHGFIPIAPVGTRNYTPQQYQGIQARTAMLDVWTHTLCSEHWTPTWGPSPTRTSCSSYTTQS, encoded by the exons ATGGTTCAGCACCGGGTGGACCTCCTAGGGAGGTTTATGGAGACGCTGGGCGTCCGGACAATGGTGCTGCTGAGCCCATCTATGAGCGGCCACTGCTCCATCCCCTTCCTCACGAAACACAGTGCCCAGCTCCACGGCTTCATCCCCATAGCCCCTGTAGGAACCCGCAACTACACCCCTCAGCAGTACCAGGGCATCCAGGCGAGAACTGCAATGCTGGATGTCTGG ACTCATACTCTCTGTTCGGAGCACTGGACACCAACCTGGGGGCCCAGTCCCACAAGAACCTCATGCAGCTCCTACACCACTCAGTCCTGA
- the LOC115142733 gene encoding LOW QUALITY PROTEIN: zinc finger protein 493-like (The sequence of the model RefSeq protein was modified relative to this genomic sequence to represent the inferred CDS: deleted 2 bases in 1 codon) → MESIDLEREDPPSSLSGYANGEIMTLEISDVSPDLLVLEVKDSNLPENIHGSLDMEMNADFHEDDDDGHGFANVELQFFPCDACEASFTSEPELEQHLISSHSICDVASERGRQKAKSMETEGVSPLHTCMTCGKVFKYLTSFRKHEETHIKALYTCKTCGKEFKYPTSFTKHQDTHVVPRTRGRRKGKSIKAVGLSVNKKMKGFHTCKHCGKEFKYVTSFIKHEKTHRITRTKRSHKKQRKLSTSKIIMRLQGNRKDATETHVRANKKNRKNSEDTNDQDACILISSAEQQTPDTKRSPPFPCLDCGKIFKFFKSYQKHQKRHAWAQGKSEGVPPKQKHGPEAKENIRCPVCGRAFNKQTTRNKHQNIYHLKNNLHKNTNALTCCECDRHFEKADLFQKHKCFHLRKHVKAFIEAGRVSQDGDVFYCQLCVLQLTSGLEFENHARDIHPDQYRKILKAVGNIIKDTLKGLQTRRVDNQSTSQEEPEININSVGETEEDGSRQFICKNCGEYFLYRVSFTFCGKCLKDRKDRRKAYKVYHCEECGQHFGRKDHLKRHSYSHSGSSFVCSDCGVKFRDPGELRTHEKTHQVRNHACQQCGKRFEQEEELMLHREVAHPEPGGYTCHRCGKTFSTVKNLGKHRMIHSNKTPHVCSNCGTKFKRREHLRRHESLHTNEKPHLCHCCGDTFGRKEDLNTHLGKMHIISRHFLCKACGTSFKDRNALRRHRYHAHTKAGKVFQCEACGLSFGRADHLKRHKHTHSTERPFSCSMCYKVFHRADNLKKHERNHRNKWLEYLNTHRHKMPKQESRFSESSKWKLRRSEASALLKLIQSHSKQQQHICYVCKKTFRGIYYLKRHRLLNCCVQRNNGFIPVWDC, encoded by the exons ATGGAGTCCATTGATTTGGAGAGGGAGGACCCTCCTAGCTCACTATCTGGATATGCCAATGGCGAAATCATGACCTTGGAGATCTCAGACGTCTCTCCAGACTTGCTTGTTCTCGAGGTAAAGGACAGCAATCTACCTGAAAATATCCATGGCAGCCTGGACATGGAGATGAATGCTGACTTtcatgaggatgatgatgatgggcaTG GTTTTGCAAATGTGGAACTCCAGTTCTTTCCCTGTGATGCTTGCGAAGCCTCCTTCACTAGCGAACCGGAGCTGGAGCAGCACTTGATAAGCTCTCACTCAATATGTGATGTAGCaagtgagagaggaagacagaaggCCAAGTCAATGGAAACAGAAGGTGTCTCACCCCTGCACACCTGCATGACTTGTGGGAAGGTGTTCAAATATCTAACTTCATTCCGAAAACATGAGGAAACTCATATCAAAGCCCTGTACACCTGCAAGACTTGTGGGAAGGAGTTTAAATACCCAACTTCGTTTACAAAGCACCAGGACACTCACGTTGTACCAAGAACGAGAGGAAGAAGAAAGGGTAAGTCGATCAAAGCAGTTGGCCTAAGTGTCAATAAGAAAATGAAAGGCTTTCACACCTGCAAGCACTGTGGTAAGGAGTTCAAATACGTAACTTCTTTCATAAAGCACGAGAAGACTCACAGGATCACGAGAACCAAAAGAAGCCACAAAAAACAGAGGAAACTTTCAACTTCCAAGATTATTATGCGTCTTCAAGGCAATAGGAAAGATGCCACAGAAACTCATGTAAGGGCCAACAAGAAAAACAGGAAGAACAGTGAAGATACTAATGATCAGGATGCATGTATTTTAATATCTTCTGCTGAGCAGCAAACGCCTGACACGAAACGTTCTCCTCCATTTCCTTGTCTGGACTGTGGGAAGATTTTTAAGTTTTTCAAATCTTACCAAAAACACCAGAAAAGACATGCTTGGGCACAGGGCAAAAGTGAAGGAGTGCCTCCTAAACAGAAGCACGGACCAGAAGCGAAAGAAAATATTAGATGTCCGGTTTGTGGTAGAGCATTCAACAAGCAAACAACTCGCAACAAGCACCAGAACATTTATCATCTGAAAAATAACTTGCACAAAAACACAAATGCATTAACGTGCTGTGAATGTGACCGCCATTTTGAAAAGGCAGATCTTTTCCAAAAGCACAAGTGCTTCCACCTGCGTAAGCATGTAAAGGCTTTCATAGAGGCAGGTAGGGTGAGCCAAGATGGGGATGTTTTCTATTGTCAACTCTGTGTCCTACAGCTCACCAGTGGACTGGAGTTTGAGAATCATGCCAGGGACATACACCCAGACCAGTACCGCAAAATCCTTAAAGCGGTTGGCAATATCATTAAAGACACCTTGAAAGGCTTGCAGACACGAAGGGTTGACAATCAGTCAACAAGTCAGGAGGAACCTGAAATAAACATAAACAGTgtaggagagacggaggaggatgGATCGAGACAATTCATTTGCAAGAATTGTGGGGAATATTTCCTATATCGTGTTTCGTTTACATTTTGCGGGAAGTGTTTAAAGGATCGCAAAGACCGCAGGAAAGCATACAAGGTGTACCACTGCGAGGAATGTGGCCAACACTTTGGCCGAAAGGATCACCTGAAGCGCCACAGCTATTCTCATTCTGGCAGTTCCTTTGTCTGTTCTGATTGTGGTGTTAAATTCAGGGATCCGGGAGAGTTGCGTACACATGAAAAGACTCATCAGGTGAGAAACCATGCCTGCCAGCAGTGTGGGAAGCGGTTTGAACAGGAAGAGGAACTGATGTTGCATCGTGAAGTTGCTCACCCAGAACCAGGCGGTTATACATGCCACCGGTGCGGCAAGACATTTAGTACAGTGAAAAATCTGGGAAAACACAGAATGATCCATTCGAATAAAACTCCCCATGTCTGTTCAAATTGCGGTACGAAGTTCAAGAGGCGCGAGCACCTGAGGCGGCATGAGAGCCTGCACACCAACGAGAAACCTCATCTTTGTCATTGTTGTGGTGATACATTCGGGCGGAAGGAGGACCTTAACACCCACCTCGGTAAAATGCACATCATATCAAGACATTTTCTTTGTAAAGCTTGTGGTACAAGTTTCAAGGACCGTAACGCTCTCAGGAGACATAGGTATCACGCTCACACTAAGGCTGGCAAGGTGTTCCAATGTGAGGCGTGTGGCCTAAGCTTCGGTCGGGCGGATCATCTGAAGCGCCACAAGCACACACATTCCACTGAACGACCCTTCTCATGCTCAATGTGTTACAAAGTATTCCACCGGGCAGACAACCTCAAGAAGCATGAAAGAAATCACAGGAACAAGTGGTTGGAATACCTGAACACTCACCGCCACAAAATGCCCAAGCAGGAGAGCAGATTTTCTGAGAGCTCCAAGTGGAAACTGCGTCGATCTGAAGCATCGGCCCTACTAAAGCTTATCCAGAGTCACTCCAAGCAGCAGCAACATATCTGCTACGTTTGTAAAAAGACTTTCAGGGGAATTTACTATCTAAAGAGGCACCGTCTACTAAACTGCTGTGTACAAAGAAAT AATGGATTCATTCCGGTATGGGACTGTTAA